A single window of Vibrio gazogenes DNA harbors:
- the pepN gene encoding aminopeptidase N, with translation MASTLQAKYRKDYQSPSHTITDLNLTFDLHENQTRVVAVSQVKQLQESNQLTLDGEALELVSVQVDQQPWTDYQVVEAGLELSNLPTQFELQIETLINPAENTALEGLYLSDGAFCTQCEAEGFRRITYYLDRPDVLARYTTTIIAPQNYPYLLSNGNKVAQGTTDEGKSWVRWEDPHPKPSYLFALVAGDFDVLRDSYQTVSGRDVALEIFVDKGNLDRAHHAMRSLINAMKWDEQRFGLEYDLDIYMVVAVDFFNMGAMENKGLNVFNSKFVLANDQTATDTDYLGIEAVIGHEYFHNWTGNRVTCRDWFQLSLKEGLTVFRDQEFSSDLGSRAVNRIHNVRIIRGPQFAEDASPMSHPIRPEQVIEMNNFYTLTVYEKGSEVIRMIHTLLGESNFQKGMKLYFERHDGTAATCEDFVAAMEDASGVDLQQFRLWYSQSGTPELRVSGTYDQAAQTFTLSVKQHTPPTADQKEKQPLHIPLAIELYDATGNIIELRCNGEKVSDVLDITQEEQTFVFESVSSEPIPSLMQEFSAPVKLVYDYQDEALAFLMIHARNEFARWDAGQMLIAKYIRANIERVQQGQSIELPESVMDAFRGVLLDPSLDHEFIAEMLALPNHNEVSGWFETVDVDAISLVLKAIKNALAQELQDEFSAFYHSLKQDEYTIEHAAIGQRSLRNTCLSYLALTEQGDALVHQQYQNANNMTDTIAAMTAANQAELPCRETLMADYSRQWKHDGLVMDKWFALQGTNSAEDALAVIQETMNHEAFTLKNPNRIRSLIGSFLNQNPARFHDKSGNGYRFAGEILQQLNAINPQVASRLIDPLLKYKRYDSVRQKLMKQELEALLNMDNLAKDLYEKVTKALEA, from the coding sequence ATGGCAAGTACGCTTCAAGCCAAATATCGTAAAGATTATCAATCGCCTTCTCATACGATCACTGATCTCAATCTCACGTTTGACCTTCATGAAAATCAAACTCGCGTCGTCGCCGTATCTCAGGTGAAACAGTTACAAGAAAGCAATCAATTGACGCTCGATGGTGAAGCCCTTGAGTTGGTGAGTGTTCAGGTTGACCAGCAACCGTGGACGGATTATCAGGTTGTCGAAGCCGGCTTAGAATTGAGTAATCTTCCTACTCAATTTGAACTACAAATAGAGACACTGATTAATCCGGCAGAAAATACAGCGTTGGAAGGTTTATATTTATCTGACGGTGCATTCTGCACACAATGTGAAGCTGAAGGGTTCCGCCGCATCACTTATTATCTTGACCGACCTGACGTGCTGGCACGATATACCACCACAATTATTGCCCCGCAAAATTATCCTTATCTGCTCAGCAATGGTAACAAAGTTGCGCAGGGAACAACCGATGAAGGGAAGTCTTGGGTTCGTTGGGAAGACCCGCATCCAAAACCTTCATACCTGTTTGCGTTAGTGGCCGGTGATTTTGATGTGCTTCGCGATTCTTACCAAACCGTATCCGGCCGAGATGTTGCACTTGAAATTTTCGTTGATAAAGGCAACTTAGACCGCGCTCATCATGCGATGCGCTCGCTGATCAACGCGATGAAATGGGATGAGCAGCGATTCGGGCTGGAATATGACCTAGATATCTACATGGTCGTAGCCGTCGATTTCTTTAATATGGGTGCGATGGAGAATAAAGGGTTAAATGTCTTTAACTCCAAGTTCGTCTTAGCCAATGATCAAACAGCAACCGATACGGATTATCTTGGTATCGAGGCGGTGATTGGACATGAATATTTTCATAACTGGACAGGGAATCGTGTCACTTGCCGGGATTGGTTTCAACTTAGTCTGAAAGAAGGGTTGACGGTTTTCCGTGATCAAGAGTTCTCTTCAGATTTGGGCTCGCGGGCAGTCAATCGTATTCATAATGTGCGTATTATTCGCGGACCACAATTTGCCGAAGATGCTTCACCGATGTCACATCCGATTCGTCCGGAGCAAGTGATCGAAATGAATAACTTCTATACTTTGACGGTATATGAAAAAGGCAGCGAAGTAATTCGTATGATTCATACCTTGTTGGGTGAAAGCAATTTCCAGAAGGGGATGAAACTTTACTTTGAACGTCATGATGGCACCGCTGCAACTTGTGAAGATTTTGTCGCGGCAATGGAAGATGCATCGGGTGTTGATTTGCAGCAGTTCCGTTTATGGTACAGCCAATCGGGAACTCCGGAACTTCGAGTGAGCGGTACTTATGATCAAGCCGCGCAGACATTTACACTGTCAGTGAAGCAACACACGCCACCGACAGCCGATCAAAAAGAAAAGCAGCCACTTCATATTCCTCTTGCTATCGAACTCTATGATGCCACAGGAAATATTATTGAGTTACGTTGTAACGGTGAAAAGGTATCAGATGTCTTGGATATTACCCAAGAAGAGCAGACATTCGTGTTTGAGTCGGTTAGCAGCGAGCCAATCCCTTCTCTGATGCAAGAATTCTCAGCACCGGTGAAACTGGTGTATGACTATCAAGATGAAGCATTAGCATTTTTGATGATCCATGCGAGAAATGAATTTGCTCGCTGGGATGCCGGACAAATGCTGATTGCGAAGTATATTCGCGCCAATATTGAGCGAGTGCAACAGGGACAGTCAATTGAGTTGCCTGAATCGGTAATGGATGCTTTCCGCGGTGTATTGCTCGATCCATCTTTGGATCATGAATTTATTGCTGAGATGTTGGCACTGCCAAATCATAATGAAGTGTCAGGTTGGTTTGAAACGGTTGATGTTGATGCGATCTCGCTGGTATTGAAAGCGATCAAAAATGCTTTAGCACAAGAGTTACAAGATGAGTTTTCAGCATTCTATCATTCGTTGAAGCAAGATGAATACACCATTGAGCATGCCGCGATTGGCCAACGTTCTCTGAGAAATACTTGCTTATCCTATTTAGCATTGACGGAACAAGGGGATGCCTTGGTACATCAGCAGTACCAAAATGCTAATAATATGACCGATACTATCGCTGCCATGACGGCGGCAAATCAGGCTGAACTTCCGTGTCGTGAAACATTGATGGCTGACTATAGTCGTCAGTGGAAACACGATGGTCTGGTGATGGATAAATGGTTTGCGTTACAAGGAACCAACTCGGCAGAAGATGCGCTGGCGGTGATTCAGGAAACGATGAACCACGAAGCATTCACGCTGAAAAACCCGAATCGTATTCGGAGTTTGATTGGTTCATTCCTGAATCAGAATCCTGCACGTTTCCATGACAAGTCAGGGAACGGTTACCGTTTTGCCGGTGAAATATTACAGCAACTGAATGCGATAAACCCGCAAGTTGCTTCACGTTTGATTGATCCATTGCTGAAATATAAGCGTTATGACTCAGTTCGTCAGAAATTGATGAAGCAAGAGTTAGAGGCGTTACTCAATATGGATAATCTCGCAAAAGATTTATATGAAAAAGTAACCAAAGCGCTGGAAGCTTAG
- the prc gene encoding carboxy terminal-processing peptidase, with the protein MKCRSKLTLITAGLWLAVSSVQASAPSIRESDLPVLAPESQHSLATERVKNKFVQSHYKHIYLDDAFSKKIFQRYLGLLDYNRNIFTQKDIDGFKQWSVELDDQLNAGNDQIAFDVYNISVKKRYERFQYALSLLDHEIKFDTKESIELDRSKEAWPKNQQELDDLWRKRVKYDALNLKLTGKKWPEIKETLTKRYNNAIKRLTQTHSEDVFQLFMNAFARQIDPHTSYLSPRSAEQFKSEMNLSLEGIGAVLQMTDDYTVIRSLVAGGPADKSHKLSEGDRIIGVGQEGKAIVDVIGWRLDDVVQLIKGPKGTVVKLQILPEGKNAKSHVVTITRDKIRLEDRAVKSKVIERDGKKIGVLEVPSFYVGLSRDTDKLLAEFKQQHVDGVIVDLRNNGGGALTEATGLTGLFIKKGPVVQVRDSRGQVNINSDTDGKSSYDGPLTVLINRYSASASEIFAAAMQDYDRAVILGENSYGKGTVQQHYSLNSIYDLFSEPLGYIQYTIQKFYRINGGSTQDKGVAPDIAFPTAVDPSETGESVEDNALPWDSITRADYTPVHHYQKLIQALKKRHEKRIAKDMEFQFIEQDIAKYKQEKENENWLSLNEAVRRQETDAADALKLKRINLRQKQEGHKPYAKFEDIPKDYVAPDAYLDEAVAITVDMVNIGS; encoded by the coding sequence ATGAAATGCCGTTCAAAACTGACACTAATTACTGCTGGCCTTTGGCTGGCAGTTTCTTCTGTTCAAGCCTCTGCACCTTCAATCCGTGAATCGGATCTGCCTGTCCTTGCTCCCGAAAGTCAACATTCGCTTGCGACGGAACGGGTTAAGAATAAGTTTGTGCAGTCTCACTATAAGCATATTTATTTGGATGATGCATTTTCCAAAAAGATATTTCAGCGTTATCTTGGTCTGCTTGATTACAACCGTAATATTTTTACTCAGAAAGATATTGATGGGTTTAAACAGTGGTCAGTTGAATTGGACGACCAACTGAATGCAGGCAATGACCAAATTGCGTTTGATGTATACAACATCTCCGTTAAAAAACGCTACGAGCGATTTCAATATGCACTTTCATTACTGGATCATGAAATAAAATTTGATACCAAGGAATCGATTGAATTAGATCGCTCGAAAGAGGCTTGGCCGAAGAATCAACAGGAATTAGATGATTTATGGCGTAAGCGAGTGAAATATGATGCGCTGAATTTGAAACTGACCGGAAAGAAATGGCCGGAAATCAAAGAGACGCTAACGAAACGCTATAATAATGCAATCAAACGCTTGACTCAGACACATAGTGAAGATGTATTTCAACTGTTTATGAATGCTTTTGCGCGTCAGATTGACCCGCATACCAGCTATCTTTCTCCGCGTAGTGCTGAGCAGTTTAAATCTGAAATGAACCTGTCGCTGGAAGGGATCGGTGCTGTGTTGCAAATGACGGATGATTATACCGTCATTCGTTCATTAGTCGCTGGTGGACCAGCAGATAAAAGCCACAAACTTTCTGAGGGTGACCGTATTATCGGGGTTGGTCAGGAAGGTAAAGCAATCGTTGATGTAATTGGGTGGCGTCTGGATGATGTCGTACAACTGATCAAAGGGCCGAAAGGCACCGTGGTTAAATTGCAAATCCTGCCAGAAGGCAAGAATGCTAAAAGTCACGTTGTCACAATTACACGAGATAAAATTCGTCTGGAAGATCGGGCTGTTAAATCAAAAGTGATTGAGCGAGACGGCAAGAAAATCGGGGTGCTTGAAGTGCCTAGTTTTTATGTCGGACTTTCCCGTGATACCGATAAGCTGTTGGCTGAATTTAAGCAGCAGCATGTTGATGGTGTGATTGTTGACCTGCGTAATAATGGTGGGGGTGCGCTGACTGAAGCGACTGGATTAACGGGCTTATTTATTAAAAAAGGACCGGTGGTTCAGGTACGTGATAGCCGCGGACAAGTAAACATCAACAGCGATACCGATGGCAAGAGTAGTTATGATGGGCCTTTAACGGTATTGATTAACCGTTATAGTGCTTCGGCTTCTGAAATTTTTGCCGCCGCTATGCAGGATTATGATCGTGCTGTAATTCTCGGAGAAAACTCCTATGGCAAAGGGACGGTTCAGCAACATTACTCGTTGAATAGTATTTACGATTTGTTCAGTGAGCCATTGGGATATATCCAATATACCATCCAGAAATTTTATCGCATTAATGGCGGTAGCACTCAGGATAAGGGCGTAGCCCCTGATATTGCATTCCCGACAGCTGTTGATCCGAGCGAAACTGGTGAAAGTGTTGAAGATAATGCCTTACCTTGGGATAGCATTACTCGTGCTGATTACACACCAGTGCATCACTATCAAAAGCTGATTCAGGCACTAAAAAAACGCCATGAAAAACGCATTGCCAAAGATATGGAGTTTCAGTTTATCGAGCAAGACATTGCGAAGTATAAACAGGAGAAAGAAAATGAGAATTGGCTTTCTTTGAATGAAGCTGTCAGACGTCAGGAGACTGATGCTGCGGATGCACTGAAATTAAAACGGATCAATCTACGCCAGAAGCAAGAAGGTCATAAGCCTTATGCCAAGTTCGAAGATATTCCGAAGGACTATGTTGCTCCGGATGCTTATTTGGATGAAGCCGTCGCAATTACCGTTGATATGGTCAATATTGGTTCTTAA
- a CDS encoding DUF2835 domain-containing protein, whose translation MKYFYFSLYIPYQEYLAHYSGSASHLVVKTDNGLTLQLPATHFRPYLTQFGLKGRFRLTTDAQHKFQRLELI comes from the coding sequence ATGAAATATTTTTATTTTTCGCTTTATATTCCCTATCAGGAATACCTTGCACATTACTCCGGTTCGGCAAGCCATCTTGTTGTGAAAACCGATAATGGACTCACACTTCAACTTCCCGCGACACATTTTCGTCCTTATTTGACTCAATTTGGTTTGAAGGGGCGCTTCCGTCTTACGACTGATGCACAACATAAATTCCAGCGCCTTGAATTGATTTGA
- the proQ gene encoding RNA chaperone ProQ — MENTEKLKNSKEVIAYIAECFPKCFTLEGEAKPLKIGIFQDLVERLEGDPKVSKTQLRAALRQYTSSWRYLHGVKPGAERVDLDGNPCGTLEQEHVEHAQNTLAESKAKVQARRKEKQKQEKNNAQPKTRKPNPKAKTVKRAQEKTVQARALTADELSVGRQVKVTMGKGNMAATIVEINKEDVRVQLGNGLQMVIKAEHLSA; from the coding sequence ATGGAAAACACTGAAAAGTTAAAAAACAGCAAAGAAGTCATTGCATATATTGCTGAATGTTTCCCAAAATGCTTCACATTAGAAGGTGAAGCTAAGCCACTGAAAATTGGTATTTTTCAAGATCTTGTTGAACGTCTGGAAGGTGACCCGAAGGTGAGTAAAACTCAACTTCGTGCAGCATTAAGACAGTACACCTCCTCATGGCGTTATCTGCATGGGGTAAAACCCGGTGCCGAACGAGTTGACTTAGATGGGAATCCATGTGGTACATTAGAACAAGAACATGTTGAACATGCCCAGAACACACTGGCCGAGAGTAAGGCAAAAGTTCAGGCTCGACGCAAAGAAAAACAGAAACAAGAAAAGAATAATGCACAGCCTAAAACTAGGAAGCCAAATCCTAAGGCAAAAACGGTAAAACGTGCTCAGGAAAAAACCGTACAAGCCCGGGCATTGACTGCTGATGAACTAAGTGTGGGTCGTCAGGTCAAAGTCACCATGGGTAAAGGCAACATGGCTGCGACCATTGTTGAGATCAATAAGGAAGATGTGCGCGTACAGCTTGGGAATGGCCTACAAATGGTCATTAAAGCGGAGCACTTAAGCGCATAA